A window of Bos taurus isolate L1 Dominette 01449 registration number 42190680 breed Hereford chromosome 19, ARS-UCD2.0, whole genome shotgun sequence contains these coding sequences:
- the ORMDL3 gene encoding ORM1-like protein 3 isoform X1: MNVGTAHSEVNPNTRVMNSRGIWLSYVLAIGLLHVVLLSIPFVSVPVVWTLTNLIHNMGMYIFLHTVKGTPFETPDQGKARLLTHWEQMDYGVQFTASRKFLTITPIVLYFLTSFYTKYDQIHFILNTVSLMSVLIPKLPQLHGVRIFGINKY; the protein is encoded by the exons ATGAACGTGGGAACAGCACACAGCGAGGTGAACCCCAACACGCGGGTGATGAACAGCCGCGGCATCTGGCTCTCATACGTGCTGGCCATCGGGCTTCTCCACGTCGTGCTGCTCAGCATCCCCTTTGTGAGCGTCCCCGTTGTCTGGACCCTCACCAACCTCATCCACAACATG GGCATGTACATCTTCCTGCACACAGTGAAGGGGACACCCTTTGAGACCCCGGACCAGGGCAAGGCGAGGCTGCTCACCCACTGGGAGCAGATGGACTATGGGGTCCAGTTCACCGCATCTCGGAAATTCCTGACCATCACACCCATCGTGCT GTACTTCCTCACCAGCTTCTATACCAAGTACGACCAGATCCATTTCATCCTCAACACTGTGTCTCTGATGAGCGTGCTCATCCCCAAGCTGCCCCAGCTCCACGGAGTTCGGATTTTTGGAATCAATAAGTACTGA